The DNA window GCCCGCGTTGATCTTTTCGAGCCCGTTGATGCAGCGCAGCGCCGTGCTTTTGCCGGACCCGCTCTTGCCGATCAGGGCGACCACCTGTCCCTCGTTGATGTCGAGTGTGATGCCCTTGAGAACCTCGAGGGCGCCGAAGCTTTTGCGGACCTCGTCGAAGCGGACGAGCGGGACGCTGGTCGATGCGAGGGGGTCGCTCGAGGTCTGGGTCAGCATGTCCATCACTCCGGGACTCGATGAAGGCGACGCTCGAACCGCCGGGCGAATACCGACATCGGGAAGCAGATCGCGAAGTAGATGAGGGCGGCCAGCGTGAAGACGACAAAGGGGTTGAACGTCGAGTTGTTGATGACCTTTGCCGAGTAGGTGAGGTCGATGAAGCCGATGACGACCGAGTACGACGTGTTCTTCACAATTTGGACCATGAAGCCGACAGTGGGCGGCACGGCGATGCGCAGTGCTTGCGGCAAGATGACGAAGACGAAACGCTGGTACGAGGTAAGCGCGAGGCATTCACCGGCTTCCCACTGGGTCGTCGGCACCGACTGGAGGCAGCCCTTCCAGATCTCGCCGAGGAAGGCGCTGGAGTAGAGCGTCATTGCCATGCCCGCGGCGACCAGTGCCGACACGTTGTAGCCGTAGATGCTCATGCCGAAGTAGACCACGAACATGAGTACTGGGAGCGGGATGCCCTGGACGAGCTGTACATAGAGGCTGGCGGTACGCGATATCCAGCGCTTGCGAGCGGCGCGGGCCATGGCGAGGGGAAGGCCGAGGACCGTGCCCCCAACGAAGCCGAGTAGAGACAGGACGATGGTCCAAATGGCGCCCTGGAAGATGTAGAGAATCTGGTCGATCGTCAGGCCGAACATGCAAGGCTCCCCCGTTCGATGGCGGTGCGGACGGACGTGCGCGGCCCGGTCACAGCGGCGTCCGAAGACGGCGAAGGCGCGGGAAAGCCAGGTTCGCCACGCCATGCAGCAGGAAGCGCAGGGCGGTCGCCATGATCAGGTAGAGCACGGCGATGACGATGTAGACCTCGAACCCGCGGAACGTGAAGGACTGGATCTGGTAGGCGACGCCCGTCAATTCCTCGGCCGAGATCTGCGACATGATCGAGGTCGCGAGCATCATCAGAATGAACTGGCTGACGAGCGCCGGGTAGACGCGCTCTGCGGCCTGCGGGAGCTGGATGTTCCAGAAGAGCTGGCTGCGGCTCATGGCAAGGCAGGAGCCTGCTTCAAGCTGGCCGCCGTGCACGCTCTGGAAGCCTGCCCGCATGATCTCGGCGGTGTAGGCGCCGACGTTGATGACGAGGGCGATGACGGCAGCGTTCGTCGGGCCGATCCGGGCGCCGAGAATGGCGAGTCCGAAGAAAAGCCAGAACACCTGGATGATAAGGGGCGTGTTGCGGATGCCCTCGACGTAGACCGTGACGATCCGCTGGACCCATCGCGGCCCGTATAGACGACCCACCGCGCAGGCGGTGCCAAGGGCGAAGCCGGGGATGATCGAGATGACCGTCATCCAAATTGTCAGCCATACGCCGTTGGCGAGTTCGCTGTAATAGTCCGGTAGAAAGCTAAAATCAAAGACGTAAGACAAGACGATTCCTCACGCAGGATGTAATCCTGCGGCGCTACAGTCTGCGGTGTAGATGGAAATCCATCATGGCGACTTGGCGACAGCGTCTAGCAGGCCAATTCCTCTTTGCACAACATGCAACCTCCTCCCAAAGGCCTGTCATCCGAAATCAATTCGACTTGACAAAATCATGGCTAACATGGATGGCTATTGCTTGCAATAGCCATTTTGAACGCGTCCAAGCCACCCGAGGAAATGCCTGATGTCTGCCATTACAGCGTCCCTGCCTGCCATCCGTCTCAATGCGAAAGACAATGTGGCAGTCGCGAGATCGGCCATCACCGCCGGCGAGAACGCAGGCGGCCTGCTCGCTACGACGGAGGTCCCGGCTGGACACAAGCTGGCCCTCGGACCCATCGCCAAAGGCAGCGACGTCGTGAAGTACGGTCAGGTGATCGGCTTCGCAACGCGGGACATCCTCTCCGGGGAGCACGTCCATCTCCAGAACATGGCGATGCACGACAGTGCCGTCGTTCACCAGTTCGCCGCCGACGCCCAACCCACCCCACTCCTGCCGGTATCCGAGCGGCGCACCTTCATGGGCTACAAGCGCTCGGACGGTCAGGTCGGCACGCGCAACTACATCGGCATCATCTCGTCGGTGAATTGCTCGGCTACGGTCTCAAAGGCCATCGCCGACCACTACAACCGCGGTGGCGGGCTTGCGGGTTTTTCGAACGTCGACGGCGTCGTCGCGCTCACGCACGGCACCGGATGCGCCATCAACATGAAGACGGAGGGCTACCTCTACCTAACCCGCGTCCTCAGCGGCTATGCGCGCAACCCGAACTTCGCCGGCATCCTGATGATTGGGCTCGGCTGCGAGACGAACCAGATCAGCTTCATCACCGAGAAGTACGGCCTCGAGGAAGGACCGTTCCTCAGGACGATGACGATCCAGAATCTCGGCGGTACCCGCAAGACCGTGGAGGCCGCGTCCGCGATCATCGACGGGATGCTACCTGCCATCAACGCCATGGAGCGGACCGCGCAGCCGCTCTCCGGCCTGAAGCTGGCGTTGCAATGTGGAGGGTCGGACGGCTACTCCGGAATCTCAGCCAACCCCGCGCTTGGCCTCGCCTCGGACCTGCTCGTCCAGCACGGCGGCACGGCTGTTCTGTCCGAGACCCCGGAGATCTACGGTGCCGAGCACCTGCTGACACGCCGGGCGACCTCGCCTGCCGTCGCGCAGAAGCTTATGGACCGAATTGACTGGTGGCAGGGCTACACAGAGCGCCACGGCGCCGAACTGAACAACAATCCCTCGCATGGCAACAAGGCGGGCGGCTTGACGACGATCTTGGAGAAGTCGCTCGGCGCCGTCGCCAAGGGTGGAACCATGCCGCTGGAAGCCGTCTACGAGTACGCCGAGCCGATCGACAGGACGGGCTTCGTGTTCATGGACACGCCCGGCTACGACCCGGTCGCGGTGACCGGCCAGGTGGCGGGCGGCTGCAACATGATCGTATTCACCACGGGGCGCGGCTCGGTTTCCGGCTTCAAGCCCGCGCCTTGCATCAAGGTGGCGACCAACACCGCCATGTTCGAGCATATGGATGAGGACATGGACATCAACACTGGCGGCATCGTTACGGGCGACGACACGATCGAGGCGGCGGGGCACCGGATCTTCGAGAGGGTGATCGCCGTGGCGTCCGGCGAGAAAACCATGAGCGAGACCTACGACTACGGGGACAATGAGTTCGTGCCCTGGCAGCTCGGCGCGGTCACCTGATCGCCACGTCCTCCGCGTGTTTCGACACGTCGTGACAGCAGACGGACTTCGATCTACCACTTCGGTCGAGATCGACATGATTAGAGAACGGATGAGCAGACATTGGTCGTGTTGGAGCGTAAGCCAGCCTATGCGAGCATGACGGAGACGCTTCGGGCGAGCATGGCCCGCGGAAGCATTCCCGCCGGAACCGTGATCCTGGAAAGCCACCTCGCGACTCTATTCAACTCCAGTCGCGCGCCCGTTCGGCAGGCGTTGGCGACCTTGGAGAACGAGGGACTCGTCGGCCGCTTCGCTGGACGGGGCCTGGTCGTTGGCCCAGGTTCTTCGCCATCGCGCATACCGATCACCAGGGAGATGCTGGTGCCGACACCGACCGATGGCCTATTGCCGGACGTCGACCCCGCCGACGCCATCTACTACGCGGTCGAGCGCGACATCATCCTGCACTCGCTGTTCGGTCGGTACCGCGTCAACGAACTGGCGCTCGCGCGCACGTACGACATCAGCCGCCTCGCCGCGCGCAACATTCTACTGCGGGCCCAAGGAGTCGGGATCGTCGGGAAGGGCGAGAAGTCGCACTGGTGGATCGTTCCGCTGAACCTCGATCGCATGGCGGCCCTTTACGAGCTTCGGGCGATTCTCGAGCCTGTAGCGCTCGGCAACGCGGCGGCGCGCATTCCTATGGCGCTCGTGGACGAGGTCGCCGAACGCCACCGTGCGGCAATCATGCGCTTTCCGGAGGTCGACATCGCGACGCTGGACGAGCTCGAGGACGACATCCATGTAAAACTGCTTGGGCACTCGACCAACCCAGAAATTATCGAGGCGTTGAAACGTGGCAGAGCGCTGTTCGTGTCGACCAAGCATATCCAGATTGCTCTACGCCGCTCGGCGCTGATCGACCCGTTTCTAGACGAACACCTTACGGTCGTGGAGGCAGTACGCGAGGATCGCATCGATGCCGCCAAGCAGGCACTCCATGACCACCTGCGGTCATCCAACGCAAAGTCTCTGCGAAATCTGGCGAGCTTCAACGAGACTCAGAAGGCCGAACCGGTCGACTACATCCTCACTTAGTAGCTCTGCAGGTCTTAGCGCTAAAAGCAGTCAGTCCGCTTCCGGAGCGCCTTCGCTGATAATAACTGCCATCTCGCGATCAAATCTTCTTAGAGCCCGATTCAGAAGTTTCTCAAGCGTAGCAATATCTTGCGGTTCGCCGGGTAAGCATGCGGATGGAGGCGATCAGCGCCCATGCGGTTGAAGAGGAGACGGAAGTTTCCCAGTCTTTTGCGAGGCGGCGGCATCGTCCGAGCCACGCGAAAGTGCGCTCGACGACCCACCGTCGAGGCAGGATCTCGAAGCCTTTGGCGACATCTGATCGCTTGATGATCTCGATGGTCCAGTCGCCATGGCGGGCGATCGCGTCGCGCAGTTTCTGCCCGGCGTAACCGCCATCGGCGAAGACATGGCGCAGCCACGGGAAACGCCGGCGTATCGCCTTGAACATCGACGGCGCCGTCCCGGTCTTGAATATCGGCGGCATGCACGAGAATCATGACCAGGAAGCCGCAGGTGTCGGTGAGGATATGGCGCTTGCGGCCCTTGATCTTCTTGCCGGCGTCATAGCCGCAAATCCCGCCGCTTTCCGTGGTTTTGACCGACTGGCTATCGATGACACCGGCACTGGGCGAGGCTTCGCGTCCTTCGATTTCGCGCAGGCTCATGACCAGCGCCATGTTGATCGCATCGAACAGACCGGCATCGCGCCACGCGTAAAAATAGCGCCGCACCGTCGAAACCGGCGGAAAGCATTTGGGCAACAGCCGCCATGCACATCCGCTCGATGCGATGTAGAGCAAGGCGTTCACAACTTCGCGCATGTCCGCCGAGCGGCGGGTCGTGTCCGTCAACGTGGTGGAAATTGAGTGTAGCTGAAGCGGCTCCGTTTCAGGCGACTTCGGTGGAAATCTGTTCGGGTTTTGCAGTGTTGCCCATGGCCATGAGGTCGGCCATGGGTTCGGTCTGCATGTAGCGGTTCTGGATCTGCCATTCGTCGTTGGCCTCGAGAAGGACGGCGCCGATGAGCCGGATGATGGATCCCTCGTTCGGGAAGATTCCGACGACGTCGGCACGCCGCTTCACCTCCTTGTTCAGGCGCTCCAGGGAATTCGTCGAATGGATCCGGGTCCGGTGCTGACTGGGAAAATCCATGTGCGCCAGCACGTCGGTCTCGCTGTTGTCGATGAAGGCCCCGAGCTTTGGACACTTTCCCGAAGCTGGTCGGCGACGTGGCGCAGCGCCTGGCTGGCGCTAGCACGATCGGGCTGGGCGAAGGCTTGGCGCAGCGCGGCCGCCGCCATGCTCTGCTGCGCCTTCGGGACATACGACAGGGCGTTGCGCATCAATGCACCCGGCAGCGCTGCCAGGAGGCGCTGAACACCCGGCGAATGGCGGCTTTCAGCCCTTCGTGAGCATCCGAGATCACGAGCTTCACGCCGGACAGGCCGCGGCGCACGAGGCTCTTGAGGAAGCTCGACCAAAACGTCTCCGCTTCCGAGGGGCCGATGTGAAGGCCGACGATCTCGCGCTTGCCGTCCGTGTTCACGGCCACGGCGATTATGGCGGCGACCGAAACGATGCGTCCACCCTCGCGCTGCTTCAGGTAGGTCGCATCCAGCCAGAGGTAGGGCCAGTCGCCAGTGAGAGGACGGTCGAGGAAGCCGCCGACGCGTTCGTCGATGTCTTTGCACAGCTTCGATACGGTGCTCTTGCCGATCCCCGACAGCCCCATGGCCTGTACCAGATCGTCGACCCGCCGGGTGGAAACGCCGCTGATCCAAGCTTCCTGAATGACGGCAACCAAGGCCTTCTCCGAGAGCTTTCTCGGCTCCAGGAACGGCGGGAAGTAGCTGCCCTGCCGAAGCTTGGGTATCGAAGCTGCAACGAGCCGAGCCGCGTGTCGAGCGAGCGGTCGCGGTAGCCATTGCGATAAGTCGCCCGTTCCTGCGTCCGTTCGTGGCGCCCGGCGCCGATCATGCCTTCAACGTCGACCTCCATAAGGAGCTGCATCACGCTCTCGGCTATCGTTCTCAGGAAATCGCCGTCCCCGGCTTTCGCAAAAAGCTCGGCAAGCGGTAGTCTGTCCTCGGTCATCGGGTTCTCCGGTCAGGTTGAAGTCTCGCAACTCCACCTTAGCCGCCCTATCCGGTGACCGCCTCAGCCACACCTTTCAATGTCGGAATTTCCACCACGAGCGCGGACACTACCGAGCGGCGCCGCCCTCCGCGTTTCGCGGCTGGGATAAACGGAGCCGTCACCATCCACTCCCGATCCGTCATATCGCTTGGATACCGCAACCCCTCCCGGCTATGCTCGCGCCGGGCAATACCAGACCATGCCATCGTTCACTCCATCTCCTCGCAAAGACGGCCTGAATCACAACATACTGGTATTGCTCAACAACTTTCGGATCGGGCTCTTAGGCATTCCCAGGCAATAGGGTCAGCAGAGCATTGGCTTGCGGTTGGTCGTCTGCCGCCGTTGCCGAGAATTCCCTGTAAGGCATTCAGTCCACTCCCATGATATCCGCGTCCATATCGATGTAACTGCCCTCTTGAACGTTGATCCGGGTGACGGTTCCGGAAGTCTCCGCGATGACCTGTTGCTCCATCTTCATGGACTCCATCACGGCTAGAACGTC is part of the Aureimonas sp. SA4125 genome and encodes:
- a CDS encoding altronate dehydratase family protein, translating into MSAITASLPAIRLNAKDNVAVARSAITAGENAGGLLATTEVPAGHKLALGPIAKGSDVVKYGQVIGFATRDILSGEHVHLQNMAMHDSAVVHQFAADAQPTPLLPVSERRTFMGYKRSDGQVGTRNYIGIISSVNCSATVSKAIADHYNRGGGLAGFSNVDGVVALTHGTGCAINMKTEGYLYLTRVLSGYARNPNFAGILMIGLGCETNQISFITEKYGLEEGPFLRTMTIQNLGGTRKTVEAASAIIDGMLPAINAMERTAQPLSGLKLALQCGGSDGYSGISANPALGLASDLLVQHGGTAVLSETPEIYGAEHLLTRRATSPAVAQKLMDRIDWWQGYTERHGAELNNNPSHGNKAGGLTTILEKSLGAVAKGGTMPLEAVYEYAEPIDRTGFVFMDTPGYDPVAVTGQVAGGCNMIVFTTGRGSVSGFKPAPCIKVATNTAMFEHMDEDMDINTGGIVTGDDTIEAAGHRIFERVIAVASGEKTMSETYDYGDNEFVPWQLGAVT
- a CDS encoding amino acid ABC transporter permease, whose translation is MFGLTIDQILYIFQGAIWTIVLSLLGFVGGTVLGLPLAMARAARKRWISRTASLYVQLVQGIPLPVLMFVVYFGMSIYGYNVSALVAAGMAMTLYSSAFLGEIWKGCLQSVPTTQWEAGECLALTSYQRFVFVILPQALRIAVPPTVGFMVQIVKNTSYSVVIGFIDLTYSAKVINNSTFNPFVVFTLAALIYFAICFPMSVFARRFERRLHRVPE
- a CDS encoding GntR family transcriptional regulator — protein: MTETLRASMARGSIPAGTVILESHLATLFNSSRAPVRQALATLENEGLVGRFAGRGLVVGPGSSPSRIPITREMLVPTPTDGLLPDVDPADAIYYAVERDIILHSLFGRYRVNELALARTYDISRLAARNILLRAQGVGIVGKGEKSHWWIVPLNLDRMAALYELRAILEPVALGNAAARIPMALVDEVAERHRAAIMRFPEVDIATLDELEDDIHVKLLGHSTNPEIIEALKRGRALFVSTKHIQIALRRSALIDPFLDEHLTVVEAVREDRIDAAKQALHDHLRSSNAKSLRNLASFNETQKAEPVDYILT
- a CDS encoding amino acid ABC transporter permease, with the protein product MSYVFDFSFLPDYYSELANGVWLTIWMTVISIIPGFALGTACAVGRLYGPRWVQRIVTVYVEGIRNTPLIIQVFWLFFGLAILGARIGPTNAAVIALVINVGAYTAEIMRAGFQSVHGGQLEAGSCLAMSRSQLFWNIQLPQAAERVYPALVSQFILMMLATSIMSQISAEELTGVAYQIQSFTFRGFEVYIVIAVLYLIMATALRFLLHGVANLAFPRLRRLRTPL